A section of the Pseudanabaena mucicola str. Chao 1806 genome encodes:
- a CDS encoding ArsB/NhaD family transporter, with protein sequence MLTWQAIVSLATFVGVIFLLITEWIHFVVAAFLGALILIVTNIITMPEAISYIGKSHGTLGLFFGVMVMVRAFEPTRVFEYLATQMVILAKGRGDRLLLGIVAITTPICAVLPNATTVMLLAPLIPPMAQEIGVDFVPLLILMVFVANSSGLLTIVGDPATYIVGDAINMSFVDYLMKLSLGGAIAVGVIVAILPFLFRKIWNKKLANLERLPHPKINHPRTLIVGAIITTFVLTFFVIGETLPVPVSPATVALLGATLALMLAHHSKIDNVKQILQDVDWSTLIFFMCIFVLIGSLEKTGVIASMSGVLAIVLGKNIALGSISLIFFVGLISSVVPNIPLVVAMVPLLKQYVVNVGLASPEVLATDFTGQFPNAVLPLFYAMMYGATLGGNGTLVGASSNIVAAGIAEQHGKRISFKVFLRYGIPVMVLQLVAATIYVVLRFLIV encoded by the coding sequence ATGTTAACTTGGCAAGCGATCGTATCCCTAGCGACCTTCGTTGGTGTCATATTTTTATTGATTACAGAATGGATACATTTTGTAGTTGCGGCTTTTCTTGGTGCGTTGATCCTGATTGTCACTAACATCATAACTATGCCTGAGGCAATTAGCTATATTGGCAAAAGTCATGGCACATTGGGGCTTTTCTTCGGGGTAATGGTGATGGTACGAGCCTTTGAACCGACGAGGGTCTTCGAGTATCTCGCTACCCAGATGGTAATTCTTGCCAAGGGAAGAGGCGATCGATTGCTATTAGGAATAGTTGCAATTACCACACCGATCTGTGCCGTTTTACCTAATGCCACCACGGTCATGCTACTTGCACCATTAATTCCACCAATGGCACAGGAAATCGGCGTAGATTTTGTACCACTGTTGATTTTGATGGTATTTGTGGCGAATAGCTCAGGTTTGCTTACCATAGTTGGCGATCCCGCTACTTACATTGTTGGTGATGCCATCAATATGAGTTTTGTAGACTATCTCATGAAACTAAGTCTTGGGGGAGCGATCGCTGTTGGTGTGATTGTGGCAATTTTGCCTTTCCTATTTCGCAAAATCTGGAATAAGAAGTTAGCAAATCTTGAACGTCTTCCTCATCCCAAGATTAATCATCCCCGCACTCTGATTGTTGGCGCAATTATCACGACTTTTGTGCTGACATTTTTTGTGATTGGCGAAACTTTGCCAGTACCCGTATCACCTGCAACCGTTGCATTGCTGGGAGCAACGCTCGCTCTTATGCTAGCCCACCATAGCAAGATAGATAATGTAAAACAGATTTTGCAGGATGTTGATTGGAGTACCTTGATTTTCTTTATGTGCATTTTTGTGCTGATTGGCAGCTTAGAGAAAACAGGTGTAATTGCTAGTATGTCTGGAGTTTTAGCAATCGTATTAGGGAAAAATATTGCCCTTGGTTCTATCTCTTTAATCTTTTTTGTAGGATTAATTTCTAGTGTAGTTCCAAATATCCCCCTTGTAGTAGCGATGGTTCCATTGCTCAAACAATATGTTGTTAATGTTGGTTTAGCTAGCCCTGAAGTACTTGCAACCGATTTCACAGGACAATTTCCTAATGCGGTATTACCACTTTTCTATGCCATGATGTACGGCGCAACTTTGGGAGGCAATGGTACTTTAGTTGGTGCTTCGTCCAATATTGTTGCGGCGGGAATTGCCGAACAACATGGCAAACGCATTTCCTTTAAAGTGTTTTTGCGCTATGGCATTCCTGTCATGGTTTTGCAATTGGTTGCTGCAACAATCTATGTCGTGCTCAGATTTTTGATCGTTTAA
- a CDS encoding serine/threonine-protein kinase, protein MRLCINPNCPIPDHPDNDNYQTCQGCGSELLIDSCYTVTKLLSDSGGFGVVYEAENPAGQPKILKVLKQDLNEDSKAVSLFQQEALVLGQIEHAGIPKIESYVHHTLENGITLHGIIMQKIEGVNLEQWINQRNGQPIAQKRAIVWLKQLVEILALVHSKGYFHRDIKPANVMLSPSGQLVLIDFGTAREATHTYLAKIGGIQGVTSICSVGYTSPEQEKGFAVPQSDFYSLGCTMIHLVTGKYPLDTYNPDRDVFEWRASAPEISEEFADLIDVLIARKPSDRPMNCESILKILKEIEHLDKLAPNAKTSAKRKSIKKAIKESTRKPTSPILLVVSVVVAATVGLGIGTAIKVSALGSFEEINFQLPTLQKKRLTPIRFLQGHLDSIQNIALSPDGKTIASASDDGTVKFWELEGGTNATIEIKDQGGWVRAVTFLSDRQIITAGQDKNIKIIDIASGKVVKTLSGHTNLVNNLAIAPASDLLVSGSYDNTVNVWQLSTGKLLRSLKGHTDKIWGIAISPDGKQIVSASRDKTLKIWDTKTGEPVKTLSGHLAGVTCVLITPDGKHIISGSSDKSIRVWDIATGNQLFMLTGHKEVIGAIAITSDGNYLISGGKDNPDSIHLWNLKTKSLIWDLIGHTDLVTSLVITPDNQKLISSSQDKSINIWELPKP, encoded by the coding sequence ATGCGTCTATGTATTAATCCTAATTGTCCAATCCCTGACCATCCTGACAATGACAATTATCAAACTTGTCAAGGATGTGGTTCAGAATTGTTAATCGATAGTTGCTATACGGTAACTAAATTATTGAGCGACTCTGGGGGCTTTGGAGTCGTCTATGAAGCTGAGAATCCCGCAGGACAACCTAAAATCCTGAAAGTCCTAAAACAGGACTTGAATGAAGATAGCAAGGCAGTCTCACTGTTCCAACAGGAGGCTTTGGTGCTAGGACAGATTGAACATGCGGGGATTCCTAAGATCGAGTCCTATGTGCATCACACGCTTGAAAACGGTATAACTTTGCATGGGATCATCATGCAAAAAATTGAGGGGGTAAATCTCGAACAATGGATCAATCAACGGAATGGTCAACCGATCGCCCAAAAAAGAGCGATCGTCTGGCTCAAGCAATTGGTCGAAATTCTGGCATTAGTCCATAGCAAAGGCTATTTCCATCGCGATATCAAACCCGCAAATGTGATGCTATCCCCATCGGGTCAGCTAGTCCTGATTGACTTTGGCACAGCCCGTGAAGCAACACATACCTATCTTGCCAAAATTGGGGGGATTCAAGGAGTTACTAGTATCTGCTCAGTGGGCTATACATCTCCTGAACAGGAAAAGGGCTTTGCCGTGCCACAGTCCGATTTCTACTCCCTCGGCTGCACGATGATTCATCTAGTGACGGGCAAGTATCCCCTTGATACCTACAATCCCGATCGCGATGTCTTTGAGTGGCGAGCCTCAGCTCCTGAAATTTCCGAAGAATTTGCCGATCTCATTGATGTGCTGATTGCACGTAAGCCCAGCGATCGCCCCATGAACTGTGAATCAATCTTAAAGATTCTCAAAGAGATAGAACATCTGGACAAACTCGCTCCAAATGCTAAGACTAGCGCTAAACGCAAGTCCATTAAAAAAGCAATCAAAGAATCTACCCGTAAACCAACTTCGCCAATTTTGTTGGTGGTATCCGTTGTGGTAGCAGCAACCGTTGGCTTAGGGATTGGGACAGCGATTAAGGTGTCAGCACTGGGTAGTTTTGAGGAGATTAATTTCCAACTTCCTACTTTGCAGAAAAAACGCTTGACACCGATTCGATTTCTGCAAGGACATTTAGATAGTATTCAAAATATCGCTCTGAGTCCTGATGGTAAAACTATTGCCAGTGCTAGTGATGATGGCACGGTAAAGTTTTGGGAATTAGAAGGAGGTACTAATGCAACTATTGAAATTAAAGATCAAGGCGGATGGGTTCGCGCTGTTACATTTCTCTCTGATCGACAGATCATCACCGCAGGTCAGGATAAAAATATAAAAATTATTGATATAGCATCAGGCAAGGTTGTTAAGACCTTGAGTGGTCATACCAATCTTGTTAATAATTTGGCGATCGCACCTGCTAGTGACCTCTTAGTTAGTGGCAGTTATGACAATACGGTAAATGTTTGGCAACTTTCGACGGGTAAATTACTGCGATCGCTCAAAGGTCACACTGACAAAATTTGGGGAATTGCGATTTCACCTGATGGTAAGCAAATAGTGAGTGCTAGTCGAGATAAGACCTTAAAGATTTGGGATACCAAAACGGGAGAACCTGTAAAAACTCTTTCAGGGCATTTGGCAGGGGTGACCTGTGTATTAATTACACCTGACGGTAAGCATATTATCAGTGGTAGTAGTGATAAATCGATTCGAGTTTGGGATATCGCTACAGGAAATCAGTTGTTTATGCTCACTGGGCATAAGGAAGTCATTGGAGCGATCGCAATTACTAGTGATGGTAATTATTTGATCAGTGGAGGCAAAGACAATCCTGATTCGATTCACCTATGGAATCTCAAAACTAAGTCTCTGATTTGGGATTTGATTGGTCACACCGATCTGGTGACATCTCTAGTCATTACTCCAGACAATCAGAAACTAATTAGTAGTAGTCAAGATAAAAGTATTAATATTTGGGAACTACCTAAACCTTAG